In Pseudochaenichthys georgianus chromosome 6, fPseGeo1.2, whole genome shotgun sequence, a single window of DNA contains:
- the c1qtnf13 gene encoding complement C1q tumor necrosis factor-related protein 4 translates to MISCSGPASSLHGPPVTSSQSSAFSATRTSSMEGGKQKAVTFNRLMVNIGGDFNPDTGQFRCRVPGAYYFSFSVGKFPKKMLSVILAKNGEEVQAIAYDDYRKKGRKIQSQSVMISLKEMDTVWLLLQRSPQYALYSNAGPYIAFSGYLVYPDISPTSYISNHLSTSGPSYPNCPPQADLLSRGHTSEQPRSAFSMARTSTLIGQSIKQHEKPPMTFDVEYVNIGGHFNKTSGLFTCQYPGAYFFAFTVGKHPRKAVSVKLMSGKGEVQAMVFDEDTSKRREMQSQSLLLSLRRGESVWLYSQQDERYAVYSNQGRYTTFSGFLVYPEAETLPLPTTQDRTQR, encoded by the coding sequence ATGATCTCCTGCTCTGGACCAGCTTCCTCTCTTCACGGCCCTCCAGTGACTTCAAGTCAGAGTTCTGCTTTCTCTGCCACACGAACcagcagcatggagggaggcaaGCAGAAGGCGGTGACCTTCAACAGGCTCATGGTCAACATTGGAGGGGATTTTAACCCAGACACTGGGCAATTCCGCTGTCGCGTCCCCGGGGCTTACTACTTCTCCTTCTCTGTGGGGAAATTCCCAAAGAAAATGCTTTCTGTGATACTGGCGAAGAACGGAGAAGAGGTGCAGGCCATAGCATATGACGACTACCGCAAGAAAGGAAGGAAAATTCAAAGCCAAAGTGTTATGATCAGTTTAAAGGAAATGGACACAGTGTGGCTGCTTTTGCAGCGGAGTCCTCAATATGCTTTGTACAGCAACGCTGGCCCTTACATTGCCTTCTCTGGTTACCTCGTCTATCCTGACATCTCCCCAACCAGCTACATCAGCAACCATCTGTCCACATCAGGGCCGTCCTACCCAAACTGCCCCCCTCAGGCTGACCTCTTGTCCAGAGGTCACACATCAGAGCAGCCAAGGTCAGCCTTCTCTATGGCACGGACCTCCACACTCATAGGTCAGAGTATCAAGCAGCATGAAAAGCCACCTATGACCTTTGATGTGGAATACGTCAACATCGGGGGGCATTTCAACAAAACCTCCGGCCTGTTCACCTGCCAATACCCAGGCGCATACTTCTTTGCCTTCACTGTGGGGAAACACCCTCGTAAGGCTGTTTCTGTGAAACTGATGAGCGGGAAGGGCGAGGTGCAGGCGATGGTGTTTGATGAGGACACGTCGAAGAGAAGGGAGATGCAGAGTCAGAGCCTGCTGCTGTCTCTCCGTCGGGGCGAGAGTGTGTGGCTGTACAGTCAGCAGGATGAGCGCTACGCTGTCTACAGCAACCAGGGGAGGTACACCACCTTTTCTGGCTTCCTGGTTTACCCTGAAGCAGAAACACTCCCACTTCCCACCACCCAGGACAGAACTCAACGCTAA
- the nr1h4 gene encoding bile acid receptor isoform X4 — protein sequence MAMVQTKSSRDILADQGSPFLQDPDILPFTYPSTQYPSMEPTMSFTPYYSSQNFYPQYNGEEWYSHTGIYELRKGPMEVGYDAEMEEVTAVLPAVCKRTRHMSQAGRVKGEELCVVCGDKASGYHYNALTCEGCKGFFRRSITKNAVYKCKSGGNCEMDMYMRRKCQECRLRKCKEMGMLAECLLTEIQCKSKRLRKNTKTSPGQSTGDETEAADNTDNKQVTSTTKLSKEKVEITKEQRALIKAILDAYNRHQIPQDVTKKLLQEQYSAEENFLLLTEVATSQVQVLVEFTKNIPGFLSLDREDQIALLKGSAVEAMFLRSAQVLSKKMPIGYTEVLEERIRKSGMSEEFMTPMFNFYKSIGELHMTQEEQALLTTITILTPDRPYVKSHEAVERLQETMLDVLRKLCVLQHPQEPQYFARLLGRLTELRTLHHYHVEMLTSWKTNDHKFTPLLCEIWDVQ from the exons ATATTCTGGCAGATCAAGGAAGTCCTTTCCTGCAGGACCCTGACATCTTACCCTTCACCTATCCCAGCACGCAGTATCCCTCCATGGAGCCGACTATGTCTTTCACACCATACTACTCCAGTCAGAACTTCTACCCTCAGTACAACGGAGAGGAGTGGTACTCGCACACAGGGATATATGAACTAAGGAAAGGACCCATGGAGGTCGGCTATGATGCTGAGATGGAGGAGGTGACGGCTGTATTGCCTGCCGTGTGCAAGAGGACACGACACATGTCACAGGCGGGAAGGGTCAAAGGGGAGGaactgtgtgtggtgtgtggtgacAAGGCCTCTGGATACCACTATAACGCTCTAACATGTGAGGGATGTAAAG GTTTCTTCAGACGAAGCATAACCAAGAATGCTGTGTACAAATGCAAGAGTGGCGGGAACTGTGAGATGGACATGTACATGCGCAGGAAATGCCAAGAGTGCCGGCTAAGAAAGTGCAAAGAGATGGGCATGCTGGCTGAAT GTCTACTGACGGAGATCCAGTGTAAGTCTAAAAGGCTGCGAAAAAACACTAAGACCTCCCCGGGACAGTCAACCGGAGACGAGACAGAAGCAGCGGACAACACAGACAACAAACAGGTCACCTCAACCACCAAACTGTCCAAG GAGAAAGTCGAAATCACCAAAGAGCAGCGGGCACTTATCAAAGCCATCTTAGATGCTTACAACCGACATCAAATTCCTCAAGATGTGACCAAAAAACTG CTGCAAGAACAGTACAGTGCAGAGGAAAACTTCCTCCTGTTGACAGAGGTGGCAACAAGTCAAGTTCAAGTACTGGTGGAGTTTACAAAAAATATTCCAG GCTTTCTCTCTCTGGATCGTGAGGATCAGATCGCTCTGCTGAAGGGCTCGGCTGTGGAGGCCATGTTCCTTCGCTCAGCTCAGGTTCTCAGCAAAAAGATGCCCATCGGATACACAGAGGTTTTAGAGGAGAGAATACGCAAGAGTG GTATGTCAGAAGAATTCATGACACCCATGTTCAACTTTTACAAAAGCATCGGAGAACTCCACATGACACAGGAAGAACAGGCTCTCCTCACCACGATAACCATCCTGACACCAG ACCGGCCTTACGTGAAGAGCCATGAGGCGGTGGAGAGACTCCAGGAGACCATGCTGGACGTGCTGAGGAAGCTGTGTGTCCTGCAGCACCCTCAGGAGCCGCAGTACTTTGCCCGCCTGCTGGGCCGCCTGACGGAGCTGAGAACACTACACCACTACCACGTAGAGATGCTCACCTCCTGGAAGACCAACGACCACAAGTTTACGCCGCTGCTCTGTGAGATCTGGGACGTGCAGTGA
- the nr1h4 gene encoding bile acid receptor isoform X3 yields MAMVQTKSSRDILADQGSPFLQDPDILPFTYPSTQYPSMEPTMSFTPYYSSQNFYPQYNGEEWYSHTGIYELRKGPMEVGYDAEMEEVTAVLPAVCKRTRHMSQAGRVKGEELCVVCGDKASGYHYNALTCEGCKGFFRRSITKNAVYKCKSGGNCEMDMYMRRKCQECRLRKCKEMGMLAESGLLTEIQCKSKRLRKNTKTSPGQSTGDETEAADNTDNKQVTSTTKLSKEKVEITKEQRALIKAILDAYNRHQIPQDVTKKLLQEQYSAEENFLLLTEVATSQVQVLVEFTKNIPGFLSLDREDQIALLKGSAVEAMFLRSAQVLSKKMPIGYTEVLEERIRKSGMSEEFMTPMFNFYKSIGELHMTQEEQALLTTITILTPDRPYVKSHEAVERLQETMLDVLRKLCVLQHPQEPQYFARLLGRLTELRTLHHYHVEMLTSWKTNDHKFTPLLCEIWDVQ; encoded by the exons ATATTCTGGCAGATCAAGGAAGTCCTTTCCTGCAGGACCCTGACATCTTACCCTTCACCTATCCCAGCACGCAGTATCCCTCCATGGAGCCGACTATGTCTTTCACACCATACTACTCCAGTCAGAACTTCTACCCTCAGTACAACGGAGAGGAGTGGTACTCGCACACAGGGATATATGAACTAAGGAAAGGACCCATGGAGGTCGGCTATGATGCTGAGATGGAGGAGGTGACGGCTGTATTGCCTGCCGTGTGCAAGAGGACACGACACATGTCACAGGCGGGAAGGGTCAAAGGGGAGGaactgtgtgtggtgtgtggtgacAAGGCCTCTGGATACCACTATAACGCTCTAACATGTGAGGGATGTAAAG GTTTCTTCAGACGAAGCATAACCAAGAATGCTGTGTACAAATGCAAGAGTGGCGGGAACTGTGAGATGGACATGTACATGCGCAGGAAATGCCAAGAGTGCCGGCTAAGAAAGTGCAAAGAGATGGGCATGCTGGCTGAAT CAGGTCTACTGACGGAGATCCAGTGTAAGTCTAAAAGGCTGCGAAAAAACACTAAGACCTCCCCGGGACAGTCAACCGGAGACGAGACAGAAGCAGCGGACAACACAGACAACAAACAGGTCACCTCAACCACCAAACTGTCCAAG GAGAAAGTCGAAATCACCAAAGAGCAGCGGGCACTTATCAAAGCCATCTTAGATGCTTACAACCGACATCAAATTCCTCAAGATGTGACCAAAAAACTG CTGCAAGAACAGTACAGTGCAGAGGAAAACTTCCTCCTGTTGACAGAGGTGGCAACAAGTCAAGTTCAAGTACTGGTGGAGTTTACAAAAAATATTCCAG GCTTTCTCTCTCTGGATCGTGAGGATCAGATCGCTCTGCTGAAGGGCTCGGCTGTGGAGGCCATGTTCCTTCGCTCAGCTCAGGTTCTCAGCAAAAAGATGCCCATCGGATACACAGAGGTTTTAGAGGAGAGAATACGCAAGAGTG GTATGTCAGAAGAATTCATGACACCCATGTTCAACTTTTACAAAAGCATCGGAGAACTCCACATGACACAGGAAGAACAGGCTCTCCTCACCACGATAACCATCCTGACACCAG ACCGGCCTTACGTGAAGAGCCATGAGGCGGTGGAGAGACTCCAGGAGACCATGCTGGACGTGCTGAGGAAGCTGTGTGTCCTGCAGCACCCTCAGGAGCCGCAGTACTTTGCCCGCCTGCTGGGCCGCCTGACGGAGCTGAGAACACTACACCACTACCACGTAGAGATGCTCACCTCCTGGAAGACCAACGACCACAAGTTTACGCCGCTGCTCTGTGAGATCTGGGACGTGCAGTGA
- the nr1h4 gene encoding bile acid receptor isoform X2, translated as MNEWVGLDFNVVGPLQIPPSDEFSISESSHLFDILADQGSPFLQDPDILPFTYPSTQYPSMEPTMSFTPYYSSQNFYPQYNGEEWYSHTGIYELRKGPMEVGYDAEMEEVTAVLPAVCKRTRHMSQAGRVKGEELCVVCGDKASGYHYNALTCEGCKGFFRRSITKNAVYKCKSGGNCEMDMYMRRKCQECRLRKCKEMGMLAECLLTEIQCKSKRLRKNTKTSPGQSTGDETEAADNTDNKQVTSTTKLSKEKVEITKEQRALIKAILDAYNRHQIPQDVTKKLLQEQYSAEENFLLLTEVATSQVQVLVEFTKNIPGFLSLDREDQIALLKGSAVEAMFLRSAQVLSKKMPIGYTEVLEERIRKSGMSEEFMTPMFNFYKSIGELHMTQEEQALLTTITILTPDRPYVKSHEAVERLQETMLDVLRKLCVLQHPQEPQYFARLLGRLTELRTLHHYHVEMLTSWKTNDHKFTPLLCEIWDVQ; from the exons ATATTCTGGCAGATCAAGGAAGTCCTTTCCTGCAGGACCCTGACATCTTACCCTTCACCTATCCCAGCACGCAGTATCCCTCCATGGAGCCGACTATGTCTTTCACACCATACTACTCCAGTCAGAACTTCTACCCTCAGTACAACGGAGAGGAGTGGTACTCGCACACAGGGATATATGAACTAAGGAAAGGACCCATGGAGGTCGGCTATGATGCTGAGATGGAGGAGGTGACGGCTGTATTGCCTGCCGTGTGCAAGAGGACACGACACATGTCACAGGCGGGAAGGGTCAAAGGGGAGGaactgtgtgtggtgtgtggtgacAAGGCCTCTGGATACCACTATAACGCTCTAACATGTGAGGGATGTAAAG GTTTCTTCAGACGAAGCATAACCAAGAATGCTGTGTACAAATGCAAGAGTGGCGGGAACTGTGAGATGGACATGTACATGCGCAGGAAATGCCAAGAGTGCCGGCTAAGAAAGTGCAAAGAGATGGGCATGCTGGCTGAAT GTCTACTGACGGAGATCCAGTGTAAGTCTAAAAGGCTGCGAAAAAACACTAAGACCTCCCCGGGACAGTCAACCGGAGACGAGACAGAAGCAGCGGACAACACAGACAACAAACAGGTCACCTCAACCACCAAACTGTCCAAG GAGAAAGTCGAAATCACCAAAGAGCAGCGGGCACTTATCAAAGCCATCTTAGATGCTTACAACCGACATCAAATTCCTCAAGATGTGACCAAAAAACTG CTGCAAGAACAGTACAGTGCAGAGGAAAACTTCCTCCTGTTGACAGAGGTGGCAACAAGTCAAGTTCAAGTACTGGTGGAGTTTACAAAAAATATTCCAG GCTTTCTCTCTCTGGATCGTGAGGATCAGATCGCTCTGCTGAAGGGCTCGGCTGTGGAGGCCATGTTCCTTCGCTCAGCTCAGGTTCTCAGCAAAAAGATGCCCATCGGATACACAGAGGTTTTAGAGGAGAGAATACGCAAGAGTG GTATGTCAGAAGAATTCATGACACCCATGTTCAACTTTTACAAAAGCATCGGAGAACTCCACATGACACAGGAAGAACAGGCTCTCCTCACCACGATAACCATCCTGACACCAG ACCGGCCTTACGTGAAGAGCCATGAGGCGGTGGAGAGACTCCAGGAGACCATGCTGGACGTGCTGAGGAAGCTGTGTGTCCTGCAGCACCCTCAGGAGCCGCAGTACTTTGCCCGCCTGCTGGGCCGCCTGACGGAGCTGAGAACACTACACCACTACCACGTAGAGATGCTCACCTCCTGGAAGACCAACGACCACAAGTTTACGCCGCTGCTCTGTGAGATCTGGGACGTGCAGTGA
- the nr1h4 gene encoding bile acid receptor isoform X1 yields the protein MNEWVGLDFNVVGPLQIPPSDEFSISESSHLFDILADQGSPFLQDPDILPFTYPSTQYPSMEPTMSFTPYYSSQNFYPQYNGEEWYSHTGIYELRKGPMEVGYDAEMEEVTAVLPAVCKRTRHMSQAGRVKGEELCVVCGDKASGYHYNALTCEGCKGFFRRSITKNAVYKCKSGGNCEMDMYMRRKCQECRLRKCKEMGMLAESGLLTEIQCKSKRLRKNTKTSPGQSTGDETEAADNTDNKQVTSTTKLSKEKVEITKEQRALIKAILDAYNRHQIPQDVTKKLLQEQYSAEENFLLLTEVATSQVQVLVEFTKNIPGFLSLDREDQIALLKGSAVEAMFLRSAQVLSKKMPIGYTEVLEERIRKSGMSEEFMTPMFNFYKSIGELHMTQEEQALLTTITILTPDRPYVKSHEAVERLQETMLDVLRKLCVLQHPQEPQYFARLLGRLTELRTLHHYHVEMLTSWKTNDHKFTPLLCEIWDVQ from the exons ATATTCTGGCAGATCAAGGAAGTCCTTTCCTGCAGGACCCTGACATCTTACCCTTCACCTATCCCAGCACGCAGTATCCCTCCATGGAGCCGACTATGTCTTTCACACCATACTACTCCAGTCAGAACTTCTACCCTCAGTACAACGGAGAGGAGTGGTACTCGCACACAGGGATATATGAACTAAGGAAAGGACCCATGGAGGTCGGCTATGATGCTGAGATGGAGGAGGTGACGGCTGTATTGCCTGCCGTGTGCAAGAGGACACGACACATGTCACAGGCGGGAAGGGTCAAAGGGGAGGaactgtgtgtggtgtgtggtgacAAGGCCTCTGGATACCACTATAACGCTCTAACATGTGAGGGATGTAAAG GTTTCTTCAGACGAAGCATAACCAAGAATGCTGTGTACAAATGCAAGAGTGGCGGGAACTGTGAGATGGACATGTACATGCGCAGGAAATGCCAAGAGTGCCGGCTAAGAAAGTGCAAAGAGATGGGCATGCTGGCTGAAT CAGGTCTACTGACGGAGATCCAGTGTAAGTCTAAAAGGCTGCGAAAAAACACTAAGACCTCCCCGGGACAGTCAACCGGAGACGAGACAGAAGCAGCGGACAACACAGACAACAAACAGGTCACCTCAACCACCAAACTGTCCAAG GAGAAAGTCGAAATCACCAAAGAGCAGCGGGCACTTATCAAAGCCATCTTAGATGCTTACAACCGACATCAAATTCCTCAAGATGTGACCAAAAAACTG CTGCAAGAACAGTACAGTGCAGAGGAAAACTTCCTCCTGTTGACAGAGGTGGCAACAAGTCAAGTTCAAGTACTGGTGGAGTTTACAAAAAATATTCCAG GCTTTCTCTCTCTGGATCGTGAGGATCAGATCGCTCTGCTGAAGGGCTCGGCTGTGGAGGCCATGTTCCTTCGCTCAGCTCAGGTTCTCAGCAAAAAGATGCCCATCGGATACACAGAGGTTTTAGAGGAGAGAATACGCAAGAGTG GTATGTCAGAAGAATTCATGACACCCATGTTCAACTTTTACAAAAGCATCGGAGAACTCCACATGACACAGGAAGAACAGGCTCTCCTCACCACGATAACCATCCTGACACCAG ACCGGCCTTACGTGAAGAGCCATGAGGCGGTGGAGAGACTCCAGGAGACCATGCTGGACGTGCTGAGGAAGCTGTGTGTCCTGCAGCACCCTCAGGAGCCGCAGTACTTTGCCCGCCTGCTGGGCCGCCTGACGGAGCTGAGAACACTACACCACTACCACGTAGAGATGCTCACCTCCTGGAAGACCAACGACCACAAGTTTACGCCGCTGCTCTGTGAGATCTGGGACGTGCAGTGA